One genomic segment of Odocoileus virginianus isolate 20LAN1187 ecotype Illinois chromosome 17, Ovbor_1.2, whole genome shotgun sequence includes these proteins:
- the TMEM98 gene encoding transmembrane protein 98 yields the protein METVVIVAIGVLATIFLASFAALVVVCRQRYCRPRDLLQCYDSKPIVDLIGAMETQSEPSELELDDVVITNPHIEAILENEDWIEDASGLMSHCIAILKICHTLTEKLVAMTMGSGAKMKTSASLSDIIVVAKRISPRVDDVVKSMYPPLDPKLLDARTTALLLSVSHLVLVTRNACHLTGGLDWIDQSLTAAEEHLEVLREAALASEPDKGLPGPEGFLQEQSAI from the exons ATGGAGACCGTGGTGATTGTTGCCATAGGCGTGCTGGCCACCATCTTTCTGGCCTCCTTTGCAGCCTTGGTGGTGGTTTGCAGGCAGCGCTACTGTCGGCCTCGAGACCTCCTGCAGTGCTATGATTCCAA GCCCATCGTGGACCTCATTGGCGCCATGGAGACCCAGTCTGAGCCCTCTGAGCTAGAACTGGATGACGTTGTCATCACCAACCCTCACATCGAGGCCATTCTGGAGAACGAAGACTGGATCGAAGATGCCTC GGGTCTCATGTCCCACTGCATCGCCATCTTGAAG ATCTGTCACACTCTGACGGAGAAGCTCGTTGCCATGACAATGGGCTCAGGGGCCAAGATGAAGACCTCGGCCAGCCTCAGCGACATCATTGTGGTGGCCAAGCGCATCAGCCCCAG AGTGGACGACGTTGTGAAGTCCATGTACCCTCCGTTGGACCCCAAGCTCCTGGATGCCCG GACAACTGCCCTGCTGCTGTCTGTCAGTCATCTGGTACTGGTGACCAGGAATGCCTGCCACCTGACCGGGGGCCTGGATTGGATTGACCAGTCGCTGACAGCCGCCGAGGAGCACCTGGAAGTCCTTCGAGAAGCAGCCTTAGCTTCTGAGCCAGATAAAGGCCTCCCAGGCCCCGAAGGCTTCCTGCAGGAGCAGTCGGCCATTTAG